One window from the genome of Paenibacillus azoreducens encodes:
- a CDS encoding EAL domain-containing protein, protein MSCRGCTAIQPIEDQGMVRLRPNHDLMSAVIHEKKLASESSREMMKVEYSSQDELLDLMQSLHTLPEQIVNGTEISITGLSQNANQNPWISLSQMKARMDHSNVAEIIRQGNFVSHMQPIVDASQEIIGFEFLLRPAPGGAAFNPYHLFEVARETGMHSFLDRAARISAIETSAKWLPRGIKRFINFLPSSIYNPEYCLSHTFKTIDRLHLDPEDFVFEVVETEQIDNMDHLLRIFKAYRDHGMKVALDDVGSGYSTLEVMSLLQPDYVKIDRSLIDHCDQDPAKQDKIMSILGQAEKFGGRVLAEGIERQEEFDFCRSSGIHLAQGYLFGKPAERPPFQMQIRAV, encoded by the coding sequence ATGAGCTGCCGTGGATGTACCGCTATACAACCTATAGAAGATCAAGGCATGGTCAGGCTCAGGCCCAATCATGATCTGATGTCTGCTGTAATCCATGAGAAGAAGCTGGCATCGGAATCGAGCAGGGAAATGATGAAGGTGGAATACAGCTCGCAAGACGAATTGTTGGACCTGATGCAAAGTCTGCATACGCTTCCGGAGCAGATTGTAAACGGAACAGAAATTTCGATTACCGGCCTGAGCCAAAATGCCAACCAAAATCCATGGATTTCTCTATCCCAGATGAAGGCCCGCATGGATCATTCCAATGTCGCTGAAATTATCAGGCAGGGGAATTTCGTCAGCCATATGCAGCCCATTGTAGACGCCTCGCAAGAAATTATCGGCTTTGAGTTTCTGCTTCGGCCTGCGCCCGGGGGAGCGGCGTTTAATCCGTACCATTTGTTTGAAGTGGCAAGGGAGACCGGCATGCATTCTTTTTTGGACAGAGCAGCGCGCATTTCCGCGATCGAAACCAGCGCCAAGTGGCTGCCGCGCGGCATAAAACGTTTTATAAATTTTCTCCCGTCATCCATTTACAATCCGGAATATTGCCTGAGCCATACGTTTAAAACGATAGACCGACTGCATTTGGACCCTGAGGACTTTGTATTCGAGGTTGTGGAAACGGAACAAATCGACAATATGGATCATCTCTTACGCATTTTTAAGGCCTACCGCGACCATGGGATGAAAGTGGCGTTGGACGATGTCGGTTCAGGTTACTCGACACTGGAAGTCATGTCTTTATTGCAGCCCGATTACGTCAAAATCGACCGCAGCTTAATCGACCATTGCGATCAGGACCCCGCCAAGCAGGATAAAATTATGAGCATCTTGGGCCAAGCGGAGAAATTCGGGGGAAGGGTTCTAGCCGAGGGGATCGAGAGGCAGGAAGAGTTTGATTTTTGCCGAAGTTCCGGCATTCATCTTGCACAGGGGTATTTATTTGGCAAACCGGCGGAACGCCCTCCGTTTCAAATGCAAATTCGGGCAGTGTAG
- a CDS encoding copper amine oxidase N-terminal domain-containing protein, whose product MKKIFIAASSLLLAFSISSSVMAAPSSSANLNVNGVKQVDQKPLIINQTTMVPIRALTLMRIFKVEWDGKTNSITVANSKSKETVKMTVNSKIAYQGNSKLTLDTPPKNVKGTVYVPLKFIGESLGANVVWDAGTRTAVIYNSNTEGAENSKDIVKARAAVLSLPHISLYDPIPTISESNISKYYFPYGKTQRFFVLEGDIIKYYEVKDQAAWQIWAGKLNFAKQQDDKDIISNLSQSIIQESGKRPSGSDQYVYFTDYFLGGMVDYGVVGKDGKAKELGKFNYTDRTQPFIKEIEGEKRTD is encoded by the coding sequence ATGAAAAAGATCTTTATAGCCGCTTCATCGTTACTGCTCGCTTTCTCGATCAGCAGTTCGGTAATGGCGGCCCCCTCTTCATCAGCCAACCTGAATGTGAACGGAGTTAAACAGGTGGATCAAAAACCCCTCATCATCAATCAAACCACGATGGTTCCTATTCGTGCATTAACTCTAATGCGTATTTTCAAGGTGGAATGGGATGGCAAAACAAACTCTATAACGGTTGCAAATTCGAAATCCAAAGAAACCGTCAAAATGACGGTAAACAGTAAAATTGCATATCAGGGAAACTCGAAATTAACATTGGATACCCCCCCGAAAAATGTGAAGGGTACCGTTTACGTCCCTTTAAAATTCATTGGCGAGTCTTTGGGAGCAAATGTTGTATGGGATGCTGGAACCAGAACGGCCGTGATTTACAACTCAAATACTGAAGGAGCCGAAAACAGCAAAGATATCGTTAAAGCACGAGCCGCCGTTTTATCTTTGCCGCATATCAGTTTATACGACCCAATTCCAACAATAAGCGAAAGCAACATATCGAAATATTATTTCCCATATGGTAAAACTCAACGATTCTTTGTACTTGAAGGCGATATTATAAAATACTATGAAGTCAAAGATCAAGCCGCATGGCAAATTTGGGCAGGCAAACTGAACTTTGCTAAACAACAGGATGACAAAGACATCATCTCAAACCTGTCTCAATCCATTATCCAAGAATCGGGCAAACGTCCGTCAGGCAGCGATCAATACGTCTATTTTACCGACTATTTTTTAGGTGGCATGGTCGACTATGGAGTTGTAGGCAAAGACGGCAAGGCCAAGGAACTTGGAAAATTCAATTATACAGACAGAACCCAACCGTTTATTAAAGAGATAGAGGGCGAAAAGAGAACTGATTAA
- a CDS encoding bifunctional 2',3'-cyclic-nucleotide 2'-phosphodiesterase/3'-nucleotidase, with translation MSKSRKKVVKSITAAVVAINVLALPFVAYADGSTSNSKVKIRLMETSDLHVNMVNYDYYGDKPTDEYGFAKTASLINAARKEAKNSLLFDNGDLLQGNPLGDYVAKVNPLKPGQIHPVYKAMDLMNYDAGGVGNHEFNYGLDFLKLAEQGAKFPIVNANIYKDDGDKDESNDVNYFTPYTILNKKVIDENGQEQTVKVGVIAFAPPQIMQWDSANLVGKVIAKDIVQTAKKFVPQMKKEGADIIVAIPHSGFEDIPQTDLMENSVLYLSQVEGIDAIMFGHAHKTFPSAEFKGKKGVDLEKGTINGVPSVEPGYWGDHLGIIDLDLEKVDGKWKVVDSKTETRAVYDVANKKALVDADQKIIDAVKTEHEATIEYVRGPVGKTSAPITSYFALVQDDPSIQIVTNAQKWYVEKNLKGTDYEKLPVLSAGAPFKAGGRAGASYYTNIPAGTIAIKNVSDLYVYPNTVHAVVVNGEELKNWLEWSAGQFNQVDPSKSTEQPLINNDFPTYNYDVIDGVTYQIDVTQPNKYDLKGNVVNPDANRIKNLQFNGKPIDPKQKFVVATNNYRASSSKLANPDGKRIIMAAPDENRQVIIDYIRENGTINPTADHNWSFAPVDKKLNVTFISSPDAKDLVAKSNNMAYVGDGGNGFAKYSLDLSVKAEAPAAETAKPSTAAETTPAAETTPTATKEEPKAEAAEAKPAQPAQPAQPATKPATQPENTKPAAQPENAKPATSGKVYVIKKGDNLYRIGLRFGVDWEKIAKENGITNVRGLKIGQEIVIP, from the coding sequence ATGTCGAAGTCCCGCAAAAAAGTAGTTAAAAGCATCACTGCCGCCGTCGTTGCCATCAACGTGCTGGCACTTCCGTTTGTCGCTTATGCCGACGGAAGCACATCAAACTCGAAAGTTAAGATTCGTTTGATGGAAACATCCGATTTGCATGTTAACATGGTCAATTACGACTATTATGGGGACAAGCCTACGGATGAATACGGATTTGCCAAAACGGCGAGCCTGATCAACGCGGCGCGCAAAGAAGCCAAAAACAGTCTGCTGTTCGATAACGGCGATCTCCTGCAAGGCAATCCGCTTGGAGATTATGTGGCCAAAGTCAATCCGTTGAAACCGGGCCAAATTCATCCCGTGTACAAAGCGATGGATTTGATGAATTACGATGCGGGCGGCGTAGGAAATCATGAATTCAACTACGGACTCGATTTTCTGAAATTGGCTGAACAGGGAGCCAAATTCCCGATCGTTAACGCTAACATTTACAAAGACGACGGGGATAAAGATGAAAGCAATGACGTGAACTATTTTACCCCTTATACGATCCTGAACAAAAAAGTGATTGACGAAAACGGCCAGGAGCAAACCGTCAAGGTTGGCGTGATTGCTTTTGCGCCTCCGCAAATCATGCAGTGGGACAGCGCGAATCTGGTCGGCAAGGTGATCGCCAAAGATATCGTCCAAACCGCCAAGAAATTCGTGCCGCAAATGAAAAAAGAAGGCGCCGACATCATCGTCGCGATCCCTCACTCCGGCTTCGAGGATATCCCGCAAACGGATTTGATGGAAAACTCCGTGCTGTATCTGAGCCAGGTTGAAGGCATTGACGCGATCATGTTCGGCCATGCTCATAAAACCTTCCCTAGCGCCGAGTTTAAAGGCAAAAAAGGCGTTGACCTCGAAAAGGGCACCATCAACGGCGTTCCTTCCGTCGAGCCCGGGTATTGGGGGGACCATCTCGGAATCATCGATTTGGATCTTGAAAAGGTAGACGGCAAATGGAAAGTCGTTGACTCCAAAACCGAGACCCGCGCTGTATATGACGTTGCGAACAAAAAGGCTTTGGTTGATGCCGATCAAAAAATTATCGATGCCGTTAAAACGGAGCATGAGGCAACGATCGAATATGTTCGCGGTCCTGTAGGCAAAACTTCAGCGCCAATCACCAGCTATTTCGCACTTGTGCAAGATGATCCGTCCATTCAAATCGTCACGAATGCCCAAAAATGGTATGTGGAAAAAAATCTGAAAGGTACGGATTATGAAAAACTTCCGGTTCTCTCTGCAGGAGCTCCATTTAAAGCGGGCGGGCGCGCAGGAGCATCGTATTATACCAATATTCCGGCAGGAACGATCGCCATCAAGAATGTTTCCGACCTTTACGTATATCCTAATACCGTACATGCGGTAGTAGTAAACGGCGAAGAATTGAAGAACTGGCTCGAATGGTCAGCAGGCCAATTTAACCAGGTCGATCCTTCCAAATCAACGGAGCAGCCGCTTATCAATAACGATTTCCCAACGTATAACTATGATGTTATCGATGGCGTGACTTATCAAATCGATGTAACTCAACCTAATAAATATGATCTGAAAGGCAATGTGGTCAATCCGGATGCAAACCGCATCAAAAACTTGCAGTTCAATGGCAAGCCGATTGATCCAAAGCAGAAGTTTGTCGTAGCTACAAACAACTACCGTGCTTCGTCTTCCAAGCTGGCGAATCCGGACGGCAAACGGATCATTATGGCGGCTCCGGACGAAAACCGTCAGGTGATTATCGACTATATCCGCGAGAATGGCACGATTAATCCTACCGCTGACCATAACTGGTCGTTTGCGCCGGTTGACAAGAAGCTGAACGTAACCTTTATTTCTTCGCCGGATGCGAAGGATTTGGTAGCGAAGAGCAATAATATGGCATATGTAGGAGACGGCGGAAACGGATTTGCGAAGTATTCCTTGGACCTGTCCGTTAAGGCGGAAGCTCCTGCAGCCGAAACGGCTAAGCCGTCAACGGCAGCAGAGACGACTCCGGCAGCAGAAACGACTCCGACAGCGACTAAGGAGGAGCCAAAAGCAGAGGCAGCGGAAGCGAAACCTGCCCAACCTGCCCAACCTGCCCAACCTGCAACCAAGCCGGCGACACAACCGGAAAACACTAAGCCGGCCGCACAACCGGAAAACGCCAAGCCTGCGACCAGCGGCAAGGTCTATGTCATTAAAAAAGGGGATAACCTGTATCGCATCGGACTGCGTTTCGGTGTTGATTGGGAAAAAATCGCCAAAGAAAATGGAATCACTAACGTACGCGGCCTTAAAATTGGCCAGGAAATCGTAATTCCATAA
- a CDS encoding pyridoxamine 5'-phosphate oxidase family protein, producing MEARIVMEQNIVKILDHHEYCAFATVEGNKPKQRYMMLYNRGLSIYLVTDRKTHKVMELQENPHVSLLFGYENGCAKGSAEIEGTCTITDDRELCEYLWKPEFKDKFTGPEDPDYVILKINPVRIVYVSENGDKHEWIE from the coding sequence ATGGAAGCCCGGATCGTTATGGAACAAAACATCGTTAAAATTTTGGACCACCATGAATACTGCGCCTTTGCCACCGTGGAAGGAAACAAGCCCAAGCAGCGGTACATGATGCTTTACAACAGGGGACTCAGCATTTATCTCGTTACGGACCGCAAAACGCATAAAGTTATGGAGCTGCAGGAAAACCCGCATGTTTCGCTGTTGTTCGGTTATGAAAACGGGTGTGCCAAAGGATCTGCCGAAATCGAAGGGACCTGCACAATAACAGATGACCGGGAACTTTGCGAGTATCTCTGGAAACCCGAGTTCAAAGACAAATTCACCGGACCCGAAGACCCCGATTACGTCATTCTAAAAATCAATCCGGTTCGCATTGTATATGTTTCGGAGAACGGCGATAAACATGAATGGATCGAATAA
- a CDS encoding glycoside hydrolase family 65 protein, which yields MKQYLKLDPWNIIEEDFQAHQHEISESIFSIGNGYMGQRANFEETYSGPSLQGSYMAGVYYPDKTRVGWWKNGYPEYFAKVLNSTNWIGINIDIDGQPLDLASCTVKDFTRVLNMKEGTLSRSFTAELEGGKEIRVEALRFVSMTRHEIGAIRYAVTPLNFNANLTITPYLDGDVQNKDSNYEEKFWSEVSKEFGEKDAVLTIKTKKLDFHLTSVMTFEISKNGEALALQPEQITKEKYVGYRVKVEAAANDQIVVYKYAANVTSRDHGLGQLVDAGRAALQNAVAAGFQQLLEEQVQAWANKWRDSDIVIEGDVAAQQAIRFNIFQLNQTYSGEDDRLNIGPKGFTGEKYGGSTYWDTEAYCLPFYLSTADASIARNLLIYRYKHLEKAKENAAKLGFTKGALYPMVTMNGEECHNEWEITFEEIHRNGAIAYAIYNYVNYTGDFAYLGQYGLEVLAEISRFWEERVNYVASKDQYMILGVTGPNEYENNVNNNWYTNRIASWTMEYTLEVLAYLRENEVSRYNELVEKLQLSEAETAKWQEIIDKMYYPHDPERQIFLQQDGFLDKDLTPVKDLDPKHLPLNQNWSWDRILRSAYIKQADVLQGLFFLGDRYDLETKKRNFDFYEPLTVHESSLSPCVHSIIACELGYKEKAYEMYLRTSRLDLDNYNNDTEDGCHTTSMAGTWMSVVHGFGGLKVRDGVLQLNPFNPGHWKSFSFKVMFRESRLNVTVGEHDVVIANESEVPADIQVYGKEYTVGGMGNVKISH from the coding sequence GTGAAACAATATTTAAAGCTTGATCCATGGAACATCATTGAAGAGGATTTTCAAGCCCATCAACATGAAATCTCTGAAAGTATTTTCAGTATTGGAAACGGTTATATGGGACAACGCGCCAATTTCGAGGAAACCTACAGCGGTCCGTCGCTGCAAGGAAGCTACATGGCCGGCGTTTATTATCCTGACAAAACCCGTGTCGGCTGGTGGAAAAACGGTTATCCGGAGTATTTCGCCAAGGTGCTGAACAGCACCAACTGGATCGGCATCAACATCGACATTGACGGACAACCGCTGGACCTTGCGAGCTGCACAGTGAAGGATTTTACGCGGGTGTTGAACATGAAGGAAGGAACGCTGTCCCGCAGCTTTACGGCTGAACTGGAAGGCGGCAAGGAGATCCGTGTTGAAGCGCTGCGTTTTGTCAGCATGACACGCCATGAGATCGGAGCTATCCGTTATGCGGTAACTCCGCTTAACTTTAACGCCAACCTTACGATCACCCCGTATCTGGACGGCGATGTACAGAACAAAGACTCAAACTATGAAGAAAAGTTTTGGTCTGAAGTCTCCAAAGAATTTGGCGAAAAGGACGCCGTGCTTACGATTAAAACGAAAAAGCTGGATTTTCATCTGACCTCGGTCATGACGTTTGAAATCAGCAAAAACGGTGAGGCGCTTGCGCTCCAGCCTGAACAAATCACGAAGGAAAAATACGTCGGTTACCGCGTGAAGGTTGAAGCTGCGGCCAATGATCAGATCGTCGTATACAAATACGCCGCCAACGTAACCTCCCGTGACCATGGCCTTGGCCAATTGGTTGACGCCGGCCGCGCCGCCCTGCAAAATGCCGTGGCTGCCGGTTTCCAGCAGCTGTTAGAGGAGCAGGTGCAGGCATGGGCCAATAAATGGCGCGACAGCGACATTGTGATTGAGGGCGATGTGGCCGCGCAGCAAGCGATCCGGTTTAACATTTTCCAATTGAATCAAACCTATAGCGGCGAAGACGACCGTCTCAATATCGGACCTAAAGGATTTACCGGCGAAAAATACGGCGGCAGCACTTATTGGGATACGGAAGCTTATTGCCTTCCTTTCTACCTGAGCACGGCGGATGCCTCCATCGCCCGCAATCTGCTGATCTACCGCTATAAGCATCTGGAAAAAGCAAAAGAAAATGCGGCCAAACTCGGCTTCACCAAAGGCGCCCTGTATCCGATGGTAACCATGAACGGCGAGGAATGCCATAACGAATGGGAAATTACCTTTGAGGAAATCCACCGGAACGGCGCAATCGCTTATGCCATATACAACTACGTGAATTACACCGGCGATTTCGCTTATCTCGGCCAATATGGCCTCGAGGTGCTCGCGGAAATTTCCCGCTTCTGGGAAGAGCGCGTCAACTATGTGGCGTCCAAAGATCAATACATGATCCTCGGCGTGACAGGTCCAAACGAATACGAAAATAACGTCAACAACAACTGGTACACGAACCGTATCGCCAGCTGGACGATGGAATACACGCTGGAGGTACTTGCATATCTCCGCGAAAATGAGGTTTCCCGTTACAACGAACTCGTGGAAAAACTGCAATTATCCGAAGCGGAAACGGCAAAATGGCAGGAGATCATCGACAAAATGTATTACCCGCATGATCCTGAACGTCAAATCTTCCTGCAGCAGGACGGATTCCTGGATAAAGATCTGACACCTGTCAAGGATCTCGACCCGAAACATCTGCCGCTGAACCAGAACTGGTCTTGGGACCGCATTCTGCGTTCCGCATATATCAAGCAGGCCGATGTTCTCCAGGGACTCTTTTTCCTGGGCGACCGTTATGACCTGGAAACGAAAAAACGCAACTTCGATTTCTATGAGCCGTTGACGGTGCATGAGTCTTCCCTTTCGCCTTGCGTTCACTCGATCATTGCGTGCGAACTTGGTTACAAGGAAAAAGCTTACGAAATGTATTTGCGCACCTCGCGCCTTGACCTGGATAATTACAACAACGATACCGAAGACGGCTGCCATACGACCAGCATGGCCGGAACCTGGATGTCCGTCGTTCACGGTTTTGGCGGCTTGAAGGTGAGAGACGGCGTCCTGCAGCTGAATCCTTTCAATCCTGGCCACTGGAAATCCTTCTCCTTTAAGGTGATGTTCCGCGAATCGCGTCTGAATGTAACGGTCGGTGAACATGACGTTGTGATTGCCAACGAGTCGGAAGTGCCTGCCGATATTCAAGTGTATGGCAAAGAGTACACGGTTGGCGGCATGGGCAACGTTAAAATCTCTCATTAA
- a CDS encoding Ger(x)C family spore germination protein produces the protein MMKRIQCALVIMLVTTLLTGCWGMREIEHMIYVNTLGVDYENGKVVVYIQMVNFSGIAKKETGQAQKQTTSVGKAEGDSFDTAIFNLYATSPQRIVWSNIKTIVFSESALKHSLARQVTEVWDRYYEFRYTVWVMATSEPMEKVFNTPSISQLSVIYSQLNSPMRTYEQSSIIAPLYLYKFIWKWKEKGETVLIPHLRVARGWTEGKKPSPNVSMSGVCFLDNQQYRGCLKMKDILGLRWLEKKTRRTPLPIKKEKQVKALMVMNKIKSSIHPKLKRGKPVFDIKVSMQATLPSLNTSLHKRKLELQATKVVKDQIMGTYLKALEMDVDVYGLSAILRRSMPDAWHKLSKKGKIPLDPSSIQNIEIKVDLVSGGISKMK, from the coding sequence ATGATGAAGCGAATCCAATGCGCCCTTGTCATCATGCTGGTCACCACGCTTCTTACGGGCTGCTGGGGAATGAGGGAAATCGAGCATATGATCTATGTCAATACGCTCGGGGTCGACTATGAAAACGGCAAAGTCGTCGTTTATATCCAAATGGTTAACTTTAGCGGCATAGCCAAGAAGGAGACGGGGCAGGCCCAGAAACAGACGACATCGGTCGGTAAGGCGGAAGGGGACTCGTTTGATACGGCGATCTTTAATTTGTATGCCACAAGTCCGCAAAGGATCGTTTGGAGCAATATAAAAACAATTGTATTCAGCGAATCCGCCCTGAAACACAGCCTTGCTCGCCAGGTTACGGAGGTGTGGGACCGTTATTATGAATTCCGTTATACCGTCTGGGTCATGGCGACCAGTGAGCCCATGGAAAAAGTATTTAACACCCCATCCATAAGCCAATTGTCGGTGATCTATTCTCAGCTGAATAGCCCTATGCGCACCTACGAACAAAGCTCGATAATCGCTCCGTTGTATTTGTACAAGTTTATATGGAAATGGAAAGAAAAAGGGGAGACCGTTCTTATACCTCATCTGAGAGTCGCGAGGGGTTGGACGGAAGGCAAGAAACCTTCTCCGAATGTCAGCATGTCGGGAGTTTGTTTTTTAGATAATCAGCAGTATCGGGGCTGCCTGAAAATGAAGGATATTTTAGGCCTTCGCTGGTTGGAGAAAAAAACGAGAAGAACGCCGCTGCCTATAAAAAAAGAAAAACAGGTAAAGGCGTTGATGGTGATGAATAAAATTAAATCTTCCATTCACCCCAAGTTGAAACGCGGCAAGCCGGTCTTTGACATCAAGGTCTCCATGCAGGCTACGCTCCCATCGTTAAACACGAGTCTTCATAAGAGAAAGCTGGAGCTGCAGGCGACAAAAGTAGTTAAGGATCAAATAATGGGGACCTACTTAAAAGCTTTGGAGATGGATGTTGATGTTTACGGGCTGTCAGCAATACTCCGCCGCAGCATGCCGGATGCTTGGCATAAACTGAGCAAAAAAGGCAAAATTCCGCTTGATCCGAGCAGCATTCAAAACATCGAGATTAAGGTCGATTTGGTCAGCGGCGGCATTTCCAAGATGAAGTAA
- a CDS encoding MFS transporter, translated as MKRLIWIGCLSYFLIGLAHVVLGSVLPVLLEHYGREYSQGGTLIFTQFAGFLAGVLVSPILNRRFGKRGGVLIAISLLCAAELTYMLLPPWGLLYPIALCAGFGFGMIEAVIGTIIIAAIKDKTAVAMSRLEVFFGVGAMIMPLIASGLITQGWWRFSFLVISLFALVTFLFWSKSSFGEIDAALRAKTSAAGADSAGTSSGKKPFPYQGKSFGILLMFILFFFLYVGTEMSLANFMPAILIEKIGMKEAGAALSVTCFWIAMSVGRIFAGTVAERIHYRVYVLVSCIVTLGLLAVFPFTSNIWSSFAVILLLGLFMSGIFSITLVFASKLLEGSEESTPSILIAAGGVGGAILPLFTGWSMDHLHANQTSWLLALFTLFMVLLSFAAFRIERRQLQYNGRQEVSG; from the coding sequence ATGAAACGTTTGATTTGGATTGGATGTTTATCCTATTTTTTGATCGGCTTGGCCCATGTCGTACTGGGCTCCGTTCTTCCGGTACTGCTTGAGCATTATGGCCGCGAATACAGTCAGGGCGGAACACTCATATTCACGCAGTTCGCCGGATTTCTGGCGGGTGTGCTTGTCTCCCCCATCTTGAACCGCCGATTCGGCAAAAGAGGCGGGGTGCTTATCGCAATCTCCCTGCTTTGCGCAGCCGAGCTTACATACATGCTGCTTCCCCCATGGGGGCTTCTCTACCCGATTGCCTTATGCGCCGGCTTTGGTTTCGGCATGATCGAGGCCGTCATCGGAACGATTATCATTGCGGCGATCAAAGACAAGACGGCCGTCGCCATGAGCCGTTTGGAAGTCTTTTTCGGCGTAGGCGCCATGATCATGCCGCTGATTGCCAGCGGCTTAATCACCCAAGGATGGTGGCGCTTCTCTTTTCTTGTCATTTCATTATTTGCTTTGGTGACCTTTCTCTTCTGGTCCAAAAGCTCCTTCGGAGAAATCGATGCCGCGCTGAGGGCAAAAACATCGGCGGCAGGCGCCGACAGTGCCGGCACGTCCTCCGGAAAGAAGCCTTTTCCCTATCAGGGCAAATCTTTTGGGATTCTGCTGATGTTTATTTTATTTTTCTTCCTTTACGTCGGTACAGAGATGAGTCTCGCTAATTTTATGCCGGCCATCTTGATCGAAAAAATCGGCATGAAGGAAGCCGGAGCCGCGCTCAGCGTAACCTGCTTCTGGATCGCGATGTCAGTGGGGCGGATTTTCGCGGGCACCGTCGCCGAACGCATCCATTACCGTGTATATGTCCTGGTTAGCTGTATCGTTACTCTTGGTTTGCTGGCCGTGTTCCCTTTCACCTCAAACATCTGGTCGTCCTTTGCCGTGATTTTGCTGCTTGGCCTGTTTATGTCCGGCATCTTCTCGATCACCCTCGTCTTTGCCAGCAAATTGCTTGAAGGCAGCGAGGAATCCACGCCAAGCATTCTCATTGCGGCCGGGGGCGTGGGAGGTGCGATCCTTCCGTTGTTCACCGGCTGGAGCATGGATCATTTGCATGCCAACCAAACCTCATGGCTGCTCGCTTTGTTTACGCTTTTCATGGTCCTGCTAAGCTTTGCGGCCTTCCGAATTGAGCGAAGACAGCTGCAATACAACGGGCGTCAAGAAGTTTCCGGATAA
- the pgmB gene encoding beta-phosphoglucomutase, giving the protein MTSHTPIRACLFDLDGVLVDTAKYHYLAWKRLAQELGFDFTEQDNERLKGVSRMASLDILLEIGGISLDDETKVALAEKKNNWYVDYISRMDESEILPGALSFLQELKSAGILVALGSASKNAMKILNNTHLVPYFDAIIDGTKTASAKPDPKVFLLGAKELNVDPVECVVFEDAEAGIEAAIRAGMRSIGVGSRTTLARADEVVSSLQEMSAQRLYDIFGTN; this is encoded by the coding sequence ATGACATCTCATACTCCGATCCGTGCCTGCCTATTCGACCTGGACGGCGTGCTTGTCGATACCGCGAAATATCATTATCTGGCATGGAAACGTCTGGCGCAAGAGCTTGGATTTGATTTCACCGAGCAGGACAATGAGCGTTTGAAAGGTGTCAGCCGAATGGCGTCGCTCGACATTTTGCTCGAAATCGGCGGTATTTCGCTGGATGACGAAACTAAAGTAGCGCTTGCCGAGAAAAAAAACAATTGGTATGTGGACTACATATCGCGTATGGATGAATCTGAAATTCTTCCCGGCGCGCTCTCCTTTTTGCAGGAGCTGAAGTCCGCCGGAATTCTGGTCGCCCTTGGTTCAGCCAGCAAAAACGCGATGAAAATCCTGAATAACACCCATCTGGTACCTTATTTTGACGCAATTATCGACGGAACTAAAACGGCCAGCGCCAAACCGGATCCTAAAGTGTTTCTGCTTGGGGCCAAGGAGCTGAATGTCGACCCTGTCGAATGCGTCGTATTCGAGGATGCCGAAGCCGGTATCGAAGCGGCGATCCGCGCCGGAATGCGCAGTATTGGCGTAGGTTCAAGAACTACCCTGGCCCGGGCCGATGAAGTTGTGTCTTCCCTTCAGGAAATGTCGGCTCAGCGTCTGTACGATATTTTCGGGACCAACTAA